The Geobacter sp. AOG2 genome includes a window with the following:
- a CDS encoding PDZ domain-containing protein — protein MRRGWPAVLVLTLTLVVAGCATVPPKKTLAERKAERAQAAAVAATKPSPPPRIKTVGTPEDARKHMLRGMAAIEMAKSPEELALAEEEFLAAADISPQLGSAWFNLGKVQTQLGRYDDAIASYRQYLAVAPGAEDAQKVRDEIVKLEFRQEQIAREKGRAGSWVASTGAWYVLAMEGNGIVLKTDQRRVTEEEAHSTYTLVGSIPISQRAHAEHHLTVRGGRLSGTWSRGPVTAEKCQIPPDTAEVAGEINEREKKITLRYEVTTFSASTQLAILGDDYCSGVTVTGKRGVEEVLYGPLGPAGLGPGVSYKGLYSWWAGGFSVVGQGWQGHLGVRLDQETEAYEAGLRDDDEILAIDGVPVKSLNAGEAMMRLYGQPGAPVRLDILRKDVKDPVTLTILRIPSV, from the coding sequence ATGCGAAGAGGATGGCCGGCGGTACTGGTGCTGACACTGACGCTTGTGGTGGCGGGATGCGCCACGGTTCCCCCGAAAAAGACGCTTGCGGAGCGTAAGGCGGAACGCGCACAAGCCGCCGCCGTTGCCGCTACGAAACCCTCCCCGCCGCCGCGGATCAAAACCGTGGGAACGCCCGAGGATGCCAGAAAGCACATGCTGCGCGGGATGGCCGCCATCGAGATGGCGAAGTCGCCCGAAGAACTGGCCTTGGCCGAGGAGGAATTTCTGGCTGCCGCCGATATCTCCCCCCAGCTCGGCAGCGCCTGGTTCAATCTCGGCAAGGTGCAGACCCAACTGGGGCGGTATGACGATGCGATTGCCAGTTACCGGCAGTATCTTGCGGTTGCGCCGGGGGCGGAAGACGCTCAGAAGGTGCGCGACGAGATCGTGAAGCTTGAGTTTCGCCAGGAACAGATTGCCCGGGAGAAGGGGCGGGCGGGTTCCTGGGTCGCCTCCACCGGCGCCTGGTACGTCTTGGCCATGGAGGGCAACGGCATTGTCCTCAAGACCGACCAGCGGAGAGTGACCGAGGAGGAGGCGCACTCCACCTATACCCTGGTCGGGAGCATTCCCATTTCTCAACGCGCCCATGCCGAGCACCATCTGACGGTGCGGGGCGGCCGGCTATCGGGAACCTGGAGCCGCGGGCCCGTCACCGCCGAGAAGTGTCAGATCCCGCCGGATACCGCCGAGGTTGCCGGTGAAATAAACGAACGGGAAAAGAAGATCACCCTGCGCTATGAGGTCACCACGTTCAGTGCGTCAACCCAACTGGCGATCCTGGGGGACGATTATTGTTCGGGAGTGACGGTCACCGGCAAAAGAGGGGTCGAAGAGGTCCTCTATGGGCCGCTGGGGCCTGCCGGCCTCGGCCCCGGCGTCTCCTACAAGGGGCTGTATTCCTGGTGGGCTGGCGGTTTCTCTGTCGTCGGACAGGGATGGCAGGGGCATCTTGGCGTGCGTCTCGACCAAGAAACCGAGGCATATGAGGCGGGGCTGAGGGACGATGATGAAATACTGGCCATCGACGGGGTGCCGGTAAAGAGCCTCAACGCCGGTGAAGCGATGATGCGGCTCTACGGCCAGCCGGGCGCTCCGGTCCGTCTCGACATCCTGCGCAAGGACGTAAAGGATCCCGTCACCCTCACTATCCTGCGGATACCGAGCGTATGA
- the dmpI gene encoding 4-oxalocrotonate tautomerase DmpI: MPVITIDMGKTDVERKKALIKNLTKTAAEVTNIPAEKFTVLINELDGTNIGVGGLTLAEIKAAQAR, encoded by the coding sequence ATGCCGGTCATCACTATTGACATGGGAAAAACGGACGTGGAACGGAAGAAGGCCCTGATCAAAAACTTGACAAAAACCGCCGCAGAGGTCACAAATATCCCCGCAGAAAAGTTCACGGTTTTGATCAATGAACTGGACGGCACCAACATCGGGGTTGGCGGTCTGACCCTCGCCGAGATCAAGGCGGCGCAGGCTCGCTAA
- a CDS encoding helix-turn-helix domain-containing protein has protein sequence MSIPSPGKKVRGSLSGTPINALFDLLGRRWALGILWNLENGPCTFRSLQERCGDISPSILNSRIKDLREADLVEKTLDGYVLTRRGKELRAIILPLGKWSAVWSKEVFDYIKPGLLEEPEPVDPPESR, from the coding sequence ATGTCCATTCCAAGCCCCGGAAAAAAGGTACGCGGATCTCTCTCCGGTACCCCGATCAACGCCCTGTTCGACCTTTTGGGCCGCCGCTGGGCGCTGGGCATCCTGTGGAACCTGGAAAACGGCCCCTGCACGTTCCGCAGCTTGCAGGAACGTTGCGGCGACATCTCCCCCTCCATCCTCAATAGCCGCATCAAGGACCTGCGCGAGGCGGACCTGGTGGAAAAGACCCTCGATGGGTATGTGTTGACGCGGCGGGGCAAGGAACTGCGCGCAATCATCCTGCCGCTGGGGAAATGGTCCGCCGTGTGGTCGAAAGAGGTCTTCGACTACATTAAGCCGGGCCTGCTCGAAGAGCCGGAGCCGGTCGATCCTCCGGAATCCCGCTAG
- a CDS encoding LysE family translocator has product MITVEFLITSLIVVLIPGTGVIYTVSTGITQGRRAGFYAALGCTAGIIPHLLATILGLTALMHASALAFQTLKYAGVAYLFYIAYATWKDTSAFALENTPPRSTALSLVVKALLLNILNPKLTIFFLAFLPQFVKPGSGSPFLQLLLLSGIFMAMTFAVFLVYGLLAHAFRTAVIESKTVQSWLRRSFAAAFAGLGVHLAFSEK; this is encoded by the coding sequence ATGATCACTGTTGAATTCCTCATTACCTCGCTCATCGTCGTACTCATTCCCGGCACGGGAGTGATTTACACCGTTTCCACCGGGATCACCCAGGGACGCAGGGCCGGCTTCTATGCCGCACTCGGCTGCACGGCGGGCATCATCCCCCACCTTCTCGCCACCATCCTCGGCCTGACCGCGCTCATGCACGCCAGCGCGCTGGCGTTCCAGACGCTCAAGTACGCCGGTGTGGCCTACCTGTTCTACATCGCCTATGCGACCTGGAAAGACACCTCCGCATTCGCCCTGGAGAACACGCCGCCGCGGAGCACGGCCCTGTCCCTGGTGGTAAAGGCCTTGCTGCTCAATATCCTCAACCCGAAACTGACCATCTTCTTCCTGGCGTTCCTGCCGCAATTCGTCAAACCCGGCTCGGGCAGCCCCTTCCTGCAACTGCTGCTTCTCAGCGGCATCTTCATGGCCATGACCTTTGCGGTGTTCCTGGTCTATGGCCTGCTGGCCCATGCGTTCCGAACTGCCGTCATAGAATCGAAGACGGTCCAGTCTTGGCTGCGCCGCAGTTTTGCCGCCGCATTTGCCGGGTTGGGCGTGCATCTGGCGTTTTCGGAAAAATAG
- a CDS encoding flavin reductase family protein → MKQSLGAKTLLFPTPALMIGTYDSAGKPNLMNAAWGGVCCSEPPCIAVSVRKARHTYDAIVERKAFTVGIADEAHMAEADYVGIASGRNADKFAIAGLTEVRSELVDAPYAAEFPLVLECRLVHTFDLGIHTQFVGEIIDVKADREIVDEDGLPDILKLKPLVFDTAHRGYHSVGPLVGKAFSVGKRFM, encoded by the coding sequence ATGAAACAATCGCTTGGTGCAAAGACCCTGCTGTTCCCCACACCGGCACTGATGATCGGCACCTATGACAGCGCAGGCAAACCAAACCTGATGAATGCCGCGTGGGGCGGCGTCTGCTGTTCCGAACCCCCCTGCATCGCCGTATCCGTGCGCAAGGCCCGGCATACCTACGACGCCATCGTGGAGCGCAAAGCGTTCACCGTGGGGATCGCCGACGAGGCCCACATGGCCGAGGCCGACTACGTGGGGATCGCCTCGGGGCGCAATGCGGACAAGTTCGCCATCGCCGGGTTGACGGAGGTGAGGAGCGAACTGGTGGACGCCCCCTATGCGGCGGAGTTCCCGCTGGTGCTGGAGTGCCGGCTGGTGCATACCTTCGACCTGGGGATACACACCCAGTTCGTCGGCGAGATCATCGACGTGAAGGCGGACCGGGAGATAGTGGACGAAGACGGCCTGCCGGATATCCTCAAGCTGAAGCCGCTGGTGTTTGACACCGCCCACAGGGGGTATCATTCCGTCGGGCCGCTGGTGGGGAAGGCGTTTTCGGTGGGGAAGAGGTTTATGTGA
- the traF gene encoding conjugal transfer protein TraF, with amino-acid sequence MLKRSVVAAVVVLGLCESGHALEFQAVGNGSLGVGGAGVARSDGAMSPYWNPAGLAFAKKSVTVSLTAGAGLQPDKKLAEDMDNMSKAYDAWNNNQADATAQTNLADAVANVSPTDNLRATADAALGVQVKQFGFGVFGTFEGGAVPHTVPVDTSSINAINTTLSQETVTTRGIALIEAPVSYGYLMDVGKLGHVGLGVTGKYLYGEATSTTSQIFDTATGTSISSKDLTKDLSKNRNGSSSWGVDLGAMWKMGSFLPVPVTVAMVGKYLNSPSFKAKNGDKITVDPQVRAGFSAELLSWLDLVGDVDVIKNTTLVPGLKSQKLGGGAEFHPFESLKFRAGGYTDLAESGSGAVTAGFSVGAPFLFLDIDGAYGLGSVRYDNHSYPSEGKVQCSLNMAF; translated from the coding sequence ATGTTGAAGCGTTCGGTCGTAGCCGCCGTTGTGGTCCTCGGTCTCTGCGAGAGCGGGCATGCTCTCGAATTCCAAGCGGTGGGCAACGGCTCCCTCGGCGTCGGCGGGGCCGGGGTGGCCCGCAGCGACGGGGCCATGTCCCCGTACTGGAATCCCGCCGGCCTGGCCTTTGCGAAGAAGTCCGTCACCGTGTCCCTGACGGCCGGAGCCGGCCTGCAGCCGGACAAGAAGCTGGCGGAAGACATGGACAACATGTCCAAGGCCTACGACGCCTGGAACAACAACCAGGCGGACGCCACCGCCCAGACTAACCTTGCCGACGCCGTCGCCAACGTCTCCCCCACCGACAACCTGCGGGCCACCGCCGACGCCGCCCTCGGCGTCCAGGTCAAGCAGTTCGGCTTCGGCGTCTTCGGGACCTTCGAGGGTGGGGCGGTCCCCCACACCGTTCCCGTGGACACCAGCTCCATAAACGCCATCAATACGACGCTGTCGCAAGAGACCGTCACAACGCGCGGCATTGCGCTCATCGAAGCCCCCGTATCCTACGGCTACCTCATGGATGTGGGCAAGCTGGGCCATGTCGGCCTCGGCGTCACCGGCAAATACCTCTACGGCGAGGCGACCTCCACCACGTCGCAGATCTTCGATACCGCCACCGGCACCTCCATCTCCTCGAAAGACCTGACCAAAGACCTGTCCAAAAACCGCAACGGCTCCTCCTCGTGGGGGGTCGATCTCGGCGCCATGTGGAAGATGGGTAGCTTCCTGCCGGTCCCGGTCACCGTCGCCATGGTGGGCAAATACCTCAACTCCCCCTCGTTCAAAGCGAAAAACGGCGACAAGATCACCGTGGACCCGCAGGTCCGCGCCGGATTCTCCGCGGAGCTGTTGAGCTGGCTGGATCTGGTCGGCGACGTGGACGTGATTAAGAACACCACCCTGGTGCCGGGGCTCAAGAGCCAGAAACTGGGCGGCGGCGCGGAATTCCACCCCTTCGAGTCTCTCAAGTTCCGCGCCGGGGGCTACACCGACCTTGCCGAATCGGGCAGCGGCGCCGTAACCGCCGGTTTCAGCGTCGGCGCACCGTTTCTCTTCCTCGATATCGACGGCGCTTACGGCCTGGGCTCCGTGCGCTACGACAACCATTCCTATCCCTCCGAGGGCAAGGTGCAGTGCAGCCTGAACATGGCGTTTTAG
- a CDS encoding response regulator, with amino-acid sequence MRNLHDLIVSNENWLMDRVLGYAKDHRYTEFTSTLLEAWRTSVSGLSAPLLEALQRGAPLPYLAAKEDFLGDPIGAFGIGEAQKHRERGIDFCLFLGLMKYYRKSYVDLIRQSDFSAEDKERYREIVVLYFDRVELAFSTEWINTTESGRNRELQEKNIELNNEKNRYLTIFESSPNPVFIIGNDNKVLNFNLAAGRIFYGVDTPGTQYYSGQVTAIPAIIEDDVRKLEASQDSRLYMENEVETAAGRFHFLVCMQKMLDVSGKFQGSVLILNDISQMKVLEEERQNLNKQLLHVQKLESLGVLAGGIAHDFNNILVGMMGYADLTLMRLPLTSPDRHNIEQIIKSAKSAADLTKNLLAYAGKGKYTTQSLKLDEVITDIEHLLSISISKSCILKFNFADNLPLFEGDVSQIQQVVLNLVINASDAINDKSGVICVSTGLINVDRHYLTTTLADEDLTEGHYLTLEVSDNGCGMSEETRFRIFDPFFTTKFTGRGLGLSAVIGIIRGHRGAIKVYSEPGRGTSFKILLPALEATSDRCRENVLDAFQDLRGSGTVLVVDDEETVRTVAELMITQWGYKVLTAENGLEALEVYRKHGDEIDLVLLDMTMPHMDGTAAYTELRRINPNVRVILTSGYNESDSISRFSGKGLAGFIQKPYRPNELAALLKKATDQP; translated from the coding sequence ATGCGGAATCTGCACGATCTTATCGTCAGCAATGAAAACTGGTTGATGGACCGGGTCCTTGGTTATGCCAAAGACCACCGTTATACGGAATTCACCTCAACCCTCCTGGAAGCTTGGCGAACATCGGTTTCCGGGCTCTCCGCACCTCTCCTGGAGGCATTGCAGAGGGGGGCGCCCCTGCCGTATCTGGCGGCGAAAGAGGATTTTCTCGGGGACCCCATAGGGGCCTTCGGTATTGGGGAGGCTCAGAAACACCGGGAACGCGGCATAGATTTCTGTCTCTTTCTCGGCCTTATGAAGTATTACCGCAAATCGTATGTCGACCTGATCAGGCAATCGGATTTCAGTGCAGAGGACAAGGAACGTTACCGGGAGATCGTCGTCCTGTATTTCGACCGGGTGGAGCTGGCTTTCTCGACGGAATGGATCAATACGACCGAATCGGGCCGCAACCGGGAGTTGCAAGAGAAGAATATCGAATTGAACAACGAGAAGAACCGGTATCTTACCATCTTCGAAAGTTCGCCGAACCCCGTCTTCATCATCGGCAACGACAATAAGGTCCTTAATTTCAATCTGGCGGCGGGCAGGATCTTTTACGGGGTCGACACTCCGGGAACCCAATATTATTCGGGCCAAGTTACCGCAATCCCGGCCATAATCGAAGACGACGTCAGGAAGCTCGAGGCAAGCCAGGACAGCCGCCTCTACATGGAGAATGAGGTCGAAACCGCCGCCGGGAGGTTTCATTTCCTGGTGTGCATGCAAAAAATGCTCGATGTCAGCGGCAAATTCCAGGGGTCCGTGCTGATACTGAACGATATCAGCCAAATGAAGGTGCTGGAGGAGGAACGGCAGAACCTGAACAAGCAACTGCTTCATGTGCAGAAGCTTGAAAGCCTCGGCGTCCTTGCCGGCGGGATTGCCCACGACTTCAACAATATCCTCGTGGGGATGATGGGATACGCCGATCTGACCTTGATGCGTTTGCCGCTCACGTCTCCGGACCGGCATAATATCGAGCAGATCATAAAATCCGCCAAGAGCGCCGCCGACCTGACCAAAAACCTTCTGGCCTATGCGGGAAAAGGCAAGTATACGACCCAGTCCCTGAAACTCGACGAAGTGATCACGGACATAGAACATTTACTCTCCATATCCATATCCAAATCATGCATTCTCAAGTTCAATTTTGCCGATAATCTCCCGCTGTTCGAGGGCGACGTCTCGCAAATCCAGCAGGTGGTCCTGAATCTGGTCATCAACGCCTCCGATGCGATAAACGACAAAAGCGGCGTGATTTGCGTATCCACGGGATTGATCAATGTCGACCGCCACTATCTGACCACGACCCTTGCCGACGAGGACCTCACCGAAGGCCATTATCTCACCCTGGAGGTTTCCGACAACGGGTGCGGCATGAGTGAGGAAACCCGCTTCCGCATTTTCGACCCCTTCTTCACGACGAAGTTTACCGGCCGCGGTCTGGGGCTTTCGGCCGTCATCGGCATCATTCGCGGTCATCGCGGCGCCATAAAGGTGTACAGCGAACCCGGCAGGGGCACCTCCTTCAAAATCCTCCTGCCGGCCCTTGAAGCGACCAGCGACCGTTGCCGGGAAAACGTCCTGGACGCTTTCCAGGATTTGCGCGGCAGCGGGACCGTGCTCGTCGTGGACGACGAGGAAACCGTCCGCACCGTGGCGGAATTGATGATAACGCAATGGGGCTACAAGGTACTCACGGCCGAAAACGGCCTGGAGGCCCTTGAGGTATACCGGAAACACGGGGACGAAATCGACCTGGTGCTGCTGGACATGACCATGCCGCATATGGACGGCACCGCCGCATATACCGAGCTGAGGCGCATCAACCCCAACGTCAGGGTCATTCTCACCAGCGGGTACAATGAATCCGACTCCATCAGCCGCTTTTCGGGCAAGGGGCTGGCCGGTTTCATCCAGAAGCCGTACCGGCCGAACGAGCTTGCGGCGCTTTTGAAGAAAGCCACCGATCAGCCTTGA
- a CDS encoding LysR family transcriptional regulator produces MEIRALRAFVEVVRQGGFSRAAKAVFVTQSTVSKAVKQLEDELGVRLLERVGHQSRLTEAGEVVFRRAASILAQGDDLRTELEEVRGLKGGTLRLGFPLIGSNTLFARWFAAYRSRYPGVEIKLLEHGSQRLEELVLAGELDLAASLLPVSGEFDWQEVRREPIDVLLAADHPLARREKLTFKALADLPFILYGEGFALNPMIMAACRESGFTPRVATRSSQVDFIIELVAAGLGIALLPRLIAEQRPHPLTKRLPIEHPAIYWHMALVWRRGGYLSHAAQAWLALAGAPEVAGG; encoded by the coding sequence ATGGAAATCCGGGCGTTGCGGGCGTTTGTGGAGGTGGTCCGCCAGGGGGGCTTTTCCCGGGCCGCCAAGGCGGTGTTCGTCACCCAATCCACGGTGAGCAAGGCGGTCAAGCAGCTTGAGGACGAGTTGGGGGTCCGGTTGCTGGAACGGGTCGGCCACCAGAGCAGGCTGACGGAGGCGGGCGAGGTCGTCTTTCGCCGGGCCGCGAGCATCCTGGCCCAGGGCGACGATCTGCGGACGGAGCTGGAGGAGGTGCGGGGCCTCAAGGGGGGCACGCTGCGCCTGGGATTCCCCTTGATCGGCAGCAATACCCTCTTTGCCCGCTGGTTTGCCGCCTACCGGAGCCGGTATCCCGGTGTGGAGATCAAGCTGCTGGAGCATGGCAGCCAGCGCCTGGAAGAACTGGTGCTGGCCGGCGAGCTGGATCTGGCCGCCTCGCTTTTGCCGGTGAGCGGGGAGTTCGATTGGCAGGAGGTGCGGCGGGAGCCGATCGACGTGCTCCTGGCCGCCGATCATCCCCTGGCGCGCCGCGAGAAGCTTACCTTCAAGGCGCTGGCCGATCTGCCGTTCATCCTGTACGGCGAAGGCTTCGCGCTCAATCCGATGATCATGGCGGCATGCCGGGAAAGCGGGTTCACACCCAGGGTGGCGACCCGGTCGAGCCAGGTGGATTTCATCATCGAGCTGGTCGCCGCGGGGCTCGGCATCGCCCTGCTGCCGCGGTTGATCGCCGAGCAGCGCCCACACCCCCTGACGAAGCGCCTCCCCATCGAGCATCCGGCGATCTATTGGCACATGGCCCTGGTGTGGCGGCGCGGCGGCTACCTGTCCCACGCCGCCCAGGCCTGGCTGGCATTGGCCGGTGCGCCCGAGGTCGCCGGGGGATAG
- a CDS encoding CidA/LrgA family protein: MNMYHHLKIVWRRRCRSSLFLQTLLIMIFWLAGEFVARAAHLPIPGAIVGLFIVLALLGSKRLSVCSVQRGARLFIADMLLFFVPAVLAVLDHPELLGMVGLKILAVIVLGTLTVMVVTATVIDVCYSLNLTGKGPADAAE, translated from the coding sequence ATGAATATGTACCATCATCTCAAGATCGTCTGGCGGCGGCGCTGCCGCTCAAGCCTGTTTTTGCAGACACTTCTCATCATGATCTTCTGGCTGGCGGGCGAGTTTGTCGCACGGGCCGCCCACCTGCCCATACCGGGGGCCATCGTGGGGCTGTTCATCGTCCTTGCCCTTCTGGGGAGCAAGCGGCTCAGCGTGTGCTCGGTGCAGCGGGGGGCGCGGCTGTTTATCGCGGATATGCTCCTGTTCTTCGTACCGGCCGTATTGGCGGTCCTGGACCATCCCGAGCTGCTCGGCATGGTGGGCTTGAAGATCCTCGCGGTGATCGTACTGGGGACGCTCACCGTCATGGTCGTCACGGCCACGGTCATCGATGTGTGCTATAGCCTGAACCTGACGGGGAAGGGACCTGCCGATGCCGCAGAGTGA
- a CDS encoding LrgB family protein, whose product MPQSEMILQAAFWSALTIALYVGGKELYRRFPRWWTSPLLVAPLVLILAALALHETYGEYIRGTHWLVALLAPVTVSFAVPIYEQRSLIRRHWPLLVLGMLAGSAASIASSWALSNLLGLDDATRLSLLPRSLSTPFAMTVSGDIGGIPALTAVFVVITGLLGAVMGEGLINFLPLRSSVARGALLGMGAHGAGTAKAYQIDGEIGTIAGLVMVLVGMLNVLAAPLLVHVLR is encoded by the coding sequence ATGCCGCAGAGTGAGATGATCCTGCAGGCCGCGTTCTGGTCCGCCTTGACCATTGCGCTCTATGTGGGCGGGAAAGAGCTGTACCGCCGCTTCCCCCGCTGGTGGACGTCGCCGCTCCTGGTCGCGCCGCTCGTGCTGATCCTGGCCGCGCTGGCGCTTCACGAGACCTATGGGGAGTACATCCGGGGGACCCACTGGCTGGTCGCCCTGCTCGCGCCCGTGACCGTATCGTTCGCCGTCCCCATCTACGAGCAACGCTCGTTGATCCGCCGCCACTGGCCTTTGCTGGTCCTCGGCATGCTGGCGGGGAGCGCCGCGTCCATAGCCTCTTCCTGGGCGCTGTCCAACCTCCTCGGCCTGGACGACGCCACGCGCCTGAGCCTGCTGCCCCGTTCCCTGAGCACCCCCTTCGCCATGACCGTATCGGGCGACATCGGGGGCATCCCGGCGCTCACGGCGGTGTTCGTGGTGATTACCGGACTTTTGGGCGCGGTGATGGGCGAGGGTTTGATCAACTTCCTGCCGCTGCGCTCTTCCGTGGCCCGCGGGGCTTTGCTCGGCATGGGCGCCCACGGGGCGGGCACCGCCAAGGCCTATCAGATCGACGGGGAGATCGGCACCATTGCCGGGCTCGTCATGGTGCTGGTCGGCATGCTCAACGTCCTGGCCGCGCCCCTGCTCGTTCATGTTCTGCGGTGA
- a CDS encoding glycosyltransferase family 39 protein codes for MQRTGFSKIMGTVKFEYVLPVTLFLLAFALRYHFLSKYHYPMMIHEQDAVGYMDTAKSFLSLNIPSVAGRPPGYPIVIALFAVLPVGLEYAARLASIFMDAMIVLPLYYIARIYLSRVGALAACLLWAFFSFSLFFSTSPLSQSSYLCYLLYGMALLHFGLVKRERRWFFCSGVFMALSFLARPEGIVGFGYGLLFCLTLLVGTYGFKRKNLALPVFFLIGFLLIAGPYLVTLRLTLGGWTLSALTATQVKSADAVLTLNAKGGLQQNAATGLSAWKESYRTLPVFAAAIRENIKGFARVYVGTFPAWMNVATLLGFLLLAWKSPWRNTLLLLALVAVIAPTLVVNLPKTHSYIYPLFALTFICFAFCLDTLLLGGMWVAGKFPALRPRFLEVLLSGILLVPVAYMALTSYRVADASYQMPGLVHEAVETEAIFKGAGEIIKSSSQPRDIIMTRWGLVGYFADRPVLGLPKGGVREVVDYGRKNGAKFLLIDTKSVLSRREELMELLSPLGGTPVNPEYGIEVFARNYIQDIGGYVIYRYK; via the coding sequence ATGCAGCGAACCGGTTTTTCTAAAATAATGGGAACCGTTAAATTCGAATATGTTCTGCCGGTTACGCTGTTCCTCCTGGCATTCGCCTTGAGATATCACTTCCTGTCGAAATACCATTATCCGATGATGATTCATGAACAGGACGCCGTTGGATATATGGATACGGCAAAGAGCTTCCTTTCCCTGAACATTCCAAGTGTCGCGGGAAGACCGCCGGGTTACCCGATAGTGATCGCATTGTTTGCCGTGCTTCCCGTCGGGTTGGAATATGCCGCACGCCTTGCCTCCATCTTTATGGATGCCATGATTGTCCTCCCCCTTTATTATATAGCGCGAATTTACCTGTCACGGGTCGGAGCTCTTGCGGCTTGCCTGCTTTGGGCTTTCTTTTCCTTCAGTCTCTTCTTTTCCACCTCCCCTTTGAGCCAGTCGAGTTACCTTTGCTATCTTCTTTACGGCATGGCACTCCTTCATTTTGGATTGGTAAAGAGAGAGCGGAGATGGTTTTTCTGCTCTGGAGTATTTATGGCACTATCCTTTCTGGCACGACCGGAAGGGATAGTCGGGTTCGGTTATGGCTTGCTTTTCTGTTTGACGCTCCTTGTCGGTACATACGGCTTCAAGAGGAAAAACCTGGCACTGCCCGTTTTTTTCCTGATCGGTTTTTTGCTGATAGCCGGTCCCTACCTGGTGACCCTGCGCCTTACGTTAGGGGGGTGGACGTTGTCCGCCCTGACTGCTACGCAGGTAAAAAGCGCGGATGCCGTGCTGACGCTTAATGCCAAAGGGGGATTGCAACAAAATGCGGCAACGGGTTTATCCGCGTGGAAAGAATCCTATAGGACGTTGCCGGTGTTCGCAGCGGCGATACGAGAAAATATCAAGGGGTTCGCAAGGGTATATGTCGGCACCTTTCCTGCCTGGATGAATGTCGCCACGTTGCTCGGTTTCCTGTTGTTGGCGTGGAAAAGTCCATGGCGCAATACACTTCTGCTTTTGGCCTTGGTAGCGGTTATCGCGCCGACATTGGTGGTAAATTTACCCAAGACCCATTCTTATATCTATCCGTTGTTCGCGCTGACTTTTATCTGTTTCGCCTTCTGCCTCGATACGCTGCTGCTCGGTGGAATGTGGGTTGCCGGGAAGTTCCCGGCACTAAGGCCACGATTCCTGGAGGTCCTTTTGTCGGGCATTCTGCTGGTGCCGGTCGCATATATGGCGCTCACATCCTACAGGGTTGCCGATGCCAGCTATCAGATGCCGGGGCTCGTGCACGAAGCGGTGGAAACCGAGGCTATCTTCAAGGGAGCCGGCGAGATCATAAAGAGTAGTTCTCAGCCTCGCGACATCATCATGACCCGTTGGGGGTTGGTTGGCTACTTTGCCGATCGCCCGGTGCTCGGCCTTCCGAAGGGTGGGGTGAGGGAAGTGGTCGACTACGGCAGGAAAAATGGAGCGAAGTTCCTCTTGATCGACACCAAATCGGTCCTGTCCCGCCGAGAGGAATTGATGGAGCTTCTCAGCCCGCTGGGAGGAACGCCGGTCAACCCCGAATACGGGATCGAGGTCTTCGCCAGAAACTATATTCAGGATATTGGAGGGTACGTCATTTATCGCTATAAATGA
- a CDS encoding bacteriohemerythrin, whose protein sequence is MAIMIWSSAFSVNVKQFDEQHKQLVVMVNQLHDAMKVGKGSEVLGPILNSLITYTASHFADEEKLMQQNGYPDLAKHKAEHDKLTKQVLDLQKQYQATKSALSMAVMTFLKDWLVNHIQGEDKKYGPFLNGKGVA, encoded by the coding sequence ATGGCAATCATGATCTGGAGTTCGGCGTTCAGCGTCAATGTCAAACAGTTTGACGAACAGCACAAACAACTGGTCGTCATGGTCAACCAGTTGCACGACGCCATGAAGGTGGGCAAGGGGAGCGAAGTCCTGGGGCCGATCCTCAATTCCCTGATCACCTATACCGCCTCGCATTTTGCGGACGAGGAAAAACTGATGCAGCAAAACGGCTATCCCGACCTGGCCAAGCACAAGGCCGAGCACGACAAGCTCACCAAGCAGGTCCTGGATTTGCAGAAACAGTATCAGGCCACCAAATCGGCCCTGAGCATGGCGGTGATGACCTTCCTCAAGGATTGGCTCGTCAACCACATCCAGGGTGAAGACAAAAAATACGGCCCGTTCCTCAACGGCAAAGGGGTCGCGTAA